The Apium graveolens cultivar Ventura chromosome 3, ASM990537v1, whole genome shotgun sequence sequence TCATTCTTATGAGGAACGCTTCAAGAATGGTCTTGAACCTGAAAATGTTGATAAGGTCTCTTAATATTATATGTGCTCCTCTTTTGTCGATTTTATTGTATTTCTTATTGTGCTTGATTTGATCTTACACTAGAAATGTCAACAACTGTAGGCATATGCCAATTTGTCCCTTCGTGTCAAGTAATATTTGTGTTAAAATCTTGCATACCCTTTTTGATAAATGATCTGTATAGACCTTGTGGCTGTTCTGCGCCTTTTTTTAACAtgttaaatattaaaatatcagGAATTTCTGAGGCTGTGGTTCAAGAATAATTGCAATCCCTATGAGGATGAGGTAAGTTTAAAATTGAACTTTTTATTCTTTGTGTATAAGGGTAAAGGGTTGATAAGTTTAATAATTGTTGAAATCATGTCCAGGTTCTTCCTGCTGCACCAGAAGAACTTGTTTCTGAATTGGCTTGGCGGTATGTCTCTTTAGTTTTATAACTTTTGCACATTGAAACACTCTGAAGATTGTGCTTGTTATATAGAAAAGGAAGAAAGCTATTTCTTGCTCATTTTTTTGCCTAGTATTTCTTGCTCATTTTAAATATCATCATCTCTTATTGCAGATACATTTTCTTATTTGAGACGATAACAAAAACGAAATTCCAGATTCACATGACCAAGGTAAATCCAAACGTAGGCCCCCACTTCATTTTTATATCCTGGGTCTAACATTAGTTTTACTCGTGCAGGAACCAATACATGATAGGATCTCTCGAAATGTTTCACAGGCACTGTCTTCTCTACAATAACAGCATCAAAACAAGAACTGCTGACTTTATGTGGCACATGTTGTGATTATATCAGAATGCAACTGATGACGTATTTCTCAGGTGATTAAAGCATTGCGGAATAATCTACAAGGCATCTATTGGTCGTGACGATGAAACTAATTTAAGTGGCAGAAATATTTTGTCAGGATTTATTACTGTGTTAGCCCAATTGGACCAGGAAAGAATAATACATTGGTGTGCTTCTTATGTCCGTTTCTGCAGGAGGGTGTGTATTATTGTACTACTTATGAACGAGGTTTGTTCTTCAGCATTACAAAATATCTGCAGTttttttttatttagtttttttaACTTCTTTTTTTGACTTATATGATACATTATATTAAAACACCCAAGGGATTATGAACATAACCAACCGGACTGAATTTATTGTGTAAATTTTAAGCTCAAAAGACAGTCTATATGCTTAAAATACTAGTAATGTGTTGTTCAACTCACGTCTAAATTACTTGAAGATTAATTAGATTAGGTGTTTGATCAGGtgtttaattttaaattttgctACTACGTGTAGTTTAAGGCTGTCAAATGAAGTTTTTAGTTTTGGTAGGATTGTGAAAGCTGAAACTACTTCAATCCATCGGCATGAATGATAGATTAATGTGCCTCCAATTCCCAATTTTTATATTGTTCTAAAGTGTTTACAGGTATTCCATTGAAACTTATACAGTACTAGCCTTTTGCTAGTTGTTACTATTACTTATTCTTCCGCTATATAACTGTATTTGTAGAACATGTTCTATGTATGTTGCATACTTGCATTCACTTTGCAATTATGAAAGTGACGATAAGGATATGCAAATGAAGCACTGATGCTATAAACATTTGATAATCCTGAATCAGAATCACGAAAAAAGTATTAAATATTGGCGAGTGAAGGATTTGAAGGATTAATATTGATCTTCATTCTCTCTATGTTGCATTGTTGAAATAGTTGTAATTTTGTTTGTTCCAGCTGCATCCTCAAAAGTTTAAAAGCAAGGATATTAAAATTCAATTCTGCATGTACTGTATAAGAGCACCTCCAATGCAGGTCCAATTAGTAATTGGGACAAGTAAAATGGAGATGCTCTAACTGACAAGAGTGTAAGCTCTCGATCAAATCTTGCTCTTAGCATTTTTTTCCATTTTATCCAGCTAAACTTTTCATGCACTCAAATCTCTAATTTCCATCACTCTCGTCTACTTGATCTAGGACAGATTGTTAGAGATATTGATACTGACATCACTTAGTATCATTATGACACATTATTCATTGTATATAAAGATTAAAATCCACCTGTACATAGTTAGTTACATTTTTAAACAACTTTTCCCGCCATCATGATTTGTACATATACATGAACATTTCCTTCTTCTGGAAAGTAACATTTTCATAATATACAGAAATtttctccctccctccctccctccctccctctgtTATTGAATCTCTGTGGTTGTTTACTAAGTTcacatggtatcagagccacgaAATCAGTGACGATCTACACTTCCGCATTCAAGTTCATCATAGCACCTCAATTGAAATCTTCTGAGAACACTAATGGCAATTTCTTTGTTATGATTCTTGTAGTGTATTCATTCAATTAGGTGTCTTCATTTTCCTTGATTAATATCTTTTACAATTCATGTTCTTGTGATTGTTTACAAACTGAGGTTCATGTTATACATGTAGAATTGATCGTATCTTTAATCAATTGATCACTTTCAGTCTGTGTTTGATCAATTTGATCGTTTCTCATCACTCTTTCAATctatagtttactcattgattaCTGTTCGTGTTATCAATCGCTTCGATTTGCTCATAGTTCTCCTTGACAATTTATCAAACATCTTACCTTCGTAACTGTTTATCTTGACCTTCGTAACTGTTTATCTTGATTGATCATTTGTGTGCGTTATTGTTGTCACCGCGATGTCAGAAACTCCTGAACACTCTAATTCTCAACAATCATTCAATAATCATCATGATTCTACATCTCAAGATAATCCTTtttatcttcaatcttcggataGTCCAGGGATGAAACTTGTAAGTGATCCATTCGATGGTAGTGGTTTTGGTAACTGGAGACGTTCTATGACAATTGCATTATCTGCTCGCAATAAGCTAGGGTTTGTTGATGGTACTTTACCAAAACCAGCCATCAACAGTACTTCATTCAAGAGTTGGTCAAGATGCAATGATATGGTCATATCCTGGATTCTTGGTGCATTGTCAAAATCCATTGGAAGGAGTGTGATTTATGCAGATTCTGCACATCAAATTTGGCTAGAACTGGAAGAACGATATGGTGTCTCGAACGGAACACAACTATTTGGCCTTCACAAGGAATTGAATGAACTGTCTCAGGGAAGCAACAACATTGCTGATTACTTTACCAAGCTGAAAATGCTATGGGATGGCATTGATTCTCTCACTCTCATATACTTGTGGCTGCAAGTGTGGTGCATCTCAGAAGCTATCTAAATTCCAACAAGATCAAAGAGTTATTCAATTTATGATGGGTCTCAATGACACATATTCAATCATGAGAGGTTCTATTCTGATGAGGTCTCCTTTACCTACTGTTAGTCAAGCATACAGTCTCATTTTGCAAGAAGAGTCACAAAGAGAAATTCATTCAGGAGGACACTTTAGTGCTGATTCTGCCTCATTAAATGCTAGTACTTATAAGCATCAACAATCACATCAATCTGGTGTTTCATTCCATAAGAAGTTTGCTGGTGATTCAAGGAAAGTTACTCTTCAGTGCAATTATTGCAAGAAGCCAGGCCATTCAATTGACAAATGCTACAAATTGCATGGCTTCCCACCTGATTTCAAATTTACAAAATCCAAGAGATTTGCTGCACAAGTTGAAGTCCCAGAAACATTGGTTGCTGATCAGTCTTCAAACACTGGGATTCTTAACCAAAACACTCAATATGCTAATATCAATTCTGGAGGATCTGGAGGTCTCACACCAGAAATGTATGCTCAATTAATGAGTTTCTTTAAGAACTCTCAGCCTTCAGACACTACTCCAACTTCTGCTAATTTTGCTGGTAACTCTGTTTCTACTGCTTGTCTATCTACTACTGTCAACTATAACTGGATAATAGATAGTGGAGCAAGTGACCATATGTGCGCCTATAAAACTCTTTTTTCAACTATGAAACCTCTTCTTCATCCTTTGACTGTTTCCTTACCAAATGGTCATATTATAAACATTTTTTTCATTGGTACTATTTCATTAACTCCTAACATCATTCTTCAAGATGTACTTTATGTGCCACATTTTAAACTCAATTTGTTATCCGTGCATAAGTTCATTGAACAGTTTCAATGTACCATCAACTTTACTCATTCTGGTTGTTTTATGCAGGGCTCTTCTCTGAAGATGCCACTGGCAATTGGTAAGCTTCAGAAGGGCCTCTACATTTTGCCTCATCCACATGCTTTCATGTCTACCAACTCTTCCTCAGCCATGTCTAGTCAAAATGATGTTCATGTTAATCTTTGTAATAAGGATAACTCTGTTTTACTCTGGCATACTAGATTAGGGCATTTACCCTTTTCGAAGTTGCAAACTCTGTCTCAAAATCTGCTGATAAACAAATTCTGATGACTTGTGATATTTGTGCTAAAGCAAGGAAACACAAACTCCCTTTTCCACATAGTACAATTCATACAACTAAGTGTTTTCAATTGATTCATGTTGATATTTGGGGACCATATCCTGTCCAGACTTATAATAAATATAAGTATTTCCTTACCATAGTTGATGACTTCTCTCGGGTAACATGGACTCATTTGCTTAATTCTAAGAGCAATGCTTTCAATTTTATCAAATACTTTGTTGCTATGGTTAGTACTCAATTTTCTGCTAAAGTACAAACTATCAGAAGTGACAATGCCTTAGAATTAGGTTTAAGTCATGATGCCACTAATTTCTCTCTTTCTCAAGGCATTATTCACCAAACATCTTGTGCTTacactccacaacaaaatggtgttgtggaGAGAAAACACAAATGTGGAGAGAAAACACAAACATCTCCTAGAAACATCAAGAGCCTTATTATTCCAATCTAATCTACCTATCAAATATTGGGGGGATTGTGTGCTAACTTCTACATATTTGATCAATAGATTTCCTTCTAAACTTTTACATGGTTTGTCCCCTTATGAAATCTTATTTGGCAGTAAACCTTCCTATACTCATCTCAAGCCTTTTGGCTGTCTCGGCTACATTTCTACTGTTAGTATACACAGATCTAAACTTTCTCCTAGAGCATCCCCTTGCATTTTCTTAGGATACCCAAATGGGAAGAAAGCTTACAAATTCCTTAACATTGAAACTAATACAATTCAGATTTCTAGAGATGCTACATTTCATGAGCATATTTTCCCTTTTATTTCCAGTTCTTCTACATTCATTCCTTTATCTGTTCTTGATTCACCTAATTCACACTTTACATCTGATACTGTTTCGTCTCCATCTACACCTCAAACAGTACCTTTCTTTCCTGTTAATGATACATCATTCAGTCAGAATTATACCATTTCATCTGTTAATGATGAACAGACTGTTCAGATTACCCCACCACAACCTCTTCAGGCTATTACCACTGTTAGAAAATCATCCAGAAATACTAAACTACTCACTTACTTACAGGATTATGTTCATCCCTATTCCACACATTGTTCGAATGCTATATGTGCTTGCACTTGAACTTCATTATGTGCACAGACTGATGTGGTGGGTTCTTTCCCTACTGTCTCATGTCATAATGCTTCACAAATTACTTCATCCCCAATTCCTGAACCTACATCTTATGAAGAAGccattttatatccagaatgGCAAAAGGCCATTGCTGCAGAATTTGCTGCTTTAGAAGCAAATAATACCTGGGAATTAGTTCCATTACCCACTGGAAAGAAAGCTATTTCTTCAAAATGGGTTTTCAAAATCAAACATAATTCTGATGGTTCTATAAAAAGGTACAAGGCTCGTCTTGTTGTTAAAGGATTTACGCAAAAACCTGGTATAGATTATACAGAAACTTTCTCTCCAGTTGTCAAGTTAACCACTATTAGAACTCTTGTCGTTGTTGCTGTCAAAAAGGGTTGGCATATGTCTCAATTGGACGTTAATAATGCATTTTTACATGGAGATTTACATGAGGACATATACATGAAGTTACCACCTGGTTTACCCAATTCTGATCTGTTGCTGGTTTGCAAGTTAATTAAGTCCCTTTATGGTTTAAAACAGGCCTCTAGAGAATGGCACTAAAAACTCAGCATTGCATTATTTTCCAGAGGTTACCGTACCTCTAAGAATGACTCTTCTCTGTTTTACAAAAGCAATGGTACTTCAATTTTGTTTTTAGttgtttatgtcgatgacattcTTGTTGTTGGTAATGATCTCTCTGAGGTTCAATCTATCAAGCAATATTTAGATTCTACATTCAAAATCAAGGACTTAGGACCTCTGCACTATTTTTTGGGATTAAAATTTAACCATGTACCCAATGTAGTGGTTGTGTCTCAAAGGAAGTTTACTGTTGATCTTCTTGGTACATTTGCTGCACCCGATTCCACACCAGTTATCAGCCCTCTAGATCTCAATGTCAAACTGCTTCACAATACTGGTTCTCCATTATCAGATCCTTCGCTTTACAGGAGACTTGTGGGAAAATTAAATTTTCTTACTAATACTCGACCAGATTTATCTTTCTCGGTTCAACACTTGAGTCAGTTTATGTCAGACCCTCGACAACCCCACTGGGATGCTGCTCTCCATGTTCTTCGGTATCTTAAAAATGATCCAGCAAGGGGCTTGTTATTAAACAATTCTCCTGCCTTTGATATTGAAGCATATTGTGATGCTGATCGGGCTGCGTGTCCACAAACTAGAAGATCAGTTTCAGGGTTTGTAATTTTACTTGGCGGTAGTTTAATCTCCTGGAAATCCAAGAAACAAAATACTGTTTCTTTATCATCTGCAGAATCTGAATATCGTTCCCTTAGAAGAATAACCGCTGAACTTGCCTGGCTTTCAAGATTATTGAGTGATTTTGCAGTTCCTGATATTATTCCTATTCCGGTTAAGTGTGACAGTCAGGCAGCTATATACATAGCAAAGAATCCTGTCTTTCATGAACGAACTAAGCATATTGATCTTGATTGTCATTTTGTTAGAGAAAAACTAAGCTCTGGTTTAATATCTCTGAGCTATGTTCCTACTACTACTCAACTAGCAGATGTTCTCACTAAACCTCTCACAAGGCTGCAGCATCATTCCATTCTTGGCAAGCTGGGTGTGCATTCTTCACCCTCCATCTTGAGAGGGGCTGTTAGAGATATTGATACTGACATCATTTAGTATCATTATGACACATTATTTATTGTATATAAAGATTAAAATCCACATGTACATAGTTACATAGTTAGTTACATTTTTAAACAACTTTTCCCGTCATCATGATTTGTACATTTACATGAACATTTCCTTCTTCTGGAAAGTAACATTTTCATAATATAAAgaaattctctctctctctccctgtCATTG is a genomic window containing:
- the LOC141711352 gene encoding uncharacterized protein LOC141711352 isoform X2, whose translation is MALILSLSYTCGCKCGASQKLSKFQQDQRVIQFMMGLNDTYSIMRGSILMRSPLPTVSQAYSLILQEESQREIHSGGHFSADSASLNASTYKHQQSHQSGVSFHKKFAGDSRKVTLQCNYCKKPGHSIDKCYKLHGFPPDFKFTKSKRFAAQVEVPETLVADQSSNTGILNQNTQYANINSGGSGGLTPEMYAQLMSFFKNSQPSDTTPTSANFAGLFSEDATGNW
- the LOC141711352 gene encoding uncharacterized protein LOC141711352 isoform X1; translation: MALILSLSYTCGCKCGASQKLSKFQQDQRVIQFMMGLNDTYSIMRGSILMRSPLPTVSQAYSLILQEESQREIHSGGHFSADSASLNASTYKHQQSHQSGVSFHKKFAGDSRKVTLQCNYCKKPGHSIDKCYKLHGFPPDFKFTKSKRFAAQVEVPETLVADQSSNTGILNQNTQYANINSGGSGGLTPEMYAQLMSFFKNSQPSDTTPTSANFAGNSVSTACLSTTVNYNWIIDSGASDHMCAYKTLFSTMKPLLHPLTVSLPNGHIINIFFIGTISLTPNIILQDVLYVPHFKLNLLSVHKFIEQFQCTINFTHSGCFMQGSSLKMPLAIGKLQKGLYILPHPHAFMSTNSSSAMSSQNDVHVNLCNKDNSVLLWHTRLGHLPFSKLQTLSQNLLINKF